The following coding sequences are from one Rutidosis leptorrhynchoides isolate AG116_Rl617_1_P2 chromosome 11, CSIRO_AGI_Rlap_v1, whole genome shotgun sequence window:
- the LOC139876072 gene encoding uncharacterized protein produces the protein MSSDCLTLIHLHSQKGNLARVDQCQAVRRHCVECWDMSLKIVHLGIVCVRTVIKRNRKNPPPPEAIAFQMSVDATTATDDAIIAMFLVNSVSARVLFDCGANRSFVSTTFCTKLNVPVIVTNEPLSVEVGDGRNVRVTKFVSRITIDIKGSLFPVTFLVMPIPSFDVVLDMNWLSDHKVVARGDRGGFRCPLLSMMKAQKSLAKGCDSFFAYVIDVKKEKKVVSNIPVVSEYPEVFPDEFPGLPPIREVEYKI, from the exons ATGTCTTCTGACTGCTTGACACTGATCCACCTTCACTCCCAAAAGGGCAATCTAGCCAGGGTGGATCAGTGTCAAGCAGTCAGAAGACATTGTGTAGAATGT TGGGACATGAGCCTGAAGATTGTTCATTTAGGAATAGTGTGTGTTAGAACTGTCATAAAGAGG AATCGCAAGAATCCTCCACCACCTGAAGCTATAGCCTTTCAGATGTCAGTAGATGCTACCACTGCTACTGACGATGCAATCATCGCTATGTTCTTAGTAAATTCTGTGTCGGCTCGTGTACTATTTGACTGTGGAGCAAATCGCTCGTTTGTGTCAACTACATTTTGTACTAAGTTAAATGTGCCTGTTATTGTAACAAATGAACCCTTAAGTGTCGAAGTGGGTGACGGTAGAAATGTTCGAGTCACAAAGTTTGTGTCTAGAATTACTATTGACATAAAGGGTAGTCTTTTCCCTGTGACTTTCCTAGTGATGCCTATACCAAGCTTTGATGTAGTGCTAGACATGAATTGGCTTAGTGACCATAAG GTAGTGGCTCGTGGTGATCGCGGCGGGTTCCGTTGTCCATTATTGTCAATGATGAAAGCTCAGAAATCTTTGGCCAAGGGATGTGATTCTTTCTTTGCTTATGTGATCGAtgtaaagaaggaaaagaaagtagtATCTAATATTCCTGTGGTGTCTGAATATccagaagtgttcccagatgaattTCCAGGCTTACCGCCGatcagggaagttgaatataagatctag